A single region of the Anguilla anguilla isolate fAngAng1 chromosome 17, fAngAng1.pri, whole genome shotgun sequence genome encodes:
- the LOC118216981 gene encoding beta-galactoside-binding lectin-like isoform X2 — translation MTAVVIKNMSFKAGQTMTITGMVNPNATNFAINIGHEQDIALHVNPRFDAHGDQRTVVCNSYQGGKWCEEVRDSSFPFQLGKEFKVIITFNAQEFQVSLPDGSVVRFPNRLGDTKYRHMKFEGDTRIQAIEIK, via the exons GCTGTTGTGATAAAGAACATGTCCTTCAAGGCAGGGCAAACCATGACCATCACAGGCATGGTCAACCCTAACGCTACCAA ttTCGCAATCAACATAGGGCACGAGCAGGACATCGCCCTGCATGTGAACCCTCGCTTCGATGCCCACGGCGACCAGCGCACTGTCGTTTGCAACTCGTACCAGGGAGGGAAGTGGTGCGAGGAAGTGAGGGACAGCAGTTTCCCCTTCCAACTGGGGAAGGAGTTCAAG gtaaTAATCACCTTTAACGCGCAGGAGTTCCAGGTGTCTCTGCCCGATGGCTCCGTGGTCCGCTTCCCCAACCGCTTGGGTGACACCAAGTACAGGCACATGAAGTTCGAAGGGGACACCAGGATCCAAGCCATTGAGATCAAATAG
- the LOC118216981 gene encoding beta-galactoside-binding lectin-like isoform X3, whose product MAVVIKNMSFKAGQTMTITGMVNPNATNFAINIGHEQDIALHVNPRFDAHGDQRTVVCNSYQGGKWCEEVRDSSFPFQLGKEFKVIITFNAQEFQVSLPDGSVVRFPNRLGDTKYRHMKFEGDTRIQAIEIK is encoded by the exons GCTGTTGTGATAAAGAACATGTCCTTCAAGGCAGGGCAAACCATGACCATCACAGGCATGGTCAACCCTAACGCTACCAA ttTCGCAATCAACATAGGGCACGAGCAGGACATCGCCCTGCATGTGAACCCTCGCTTCGATGCCCACGGCGACCAGCGCACTGTCGTTTGCAACTCGTACCAGGGAGGGAAGTGGTGCGAGGAAGTGAGGGACAGCAGTTTCCCCTTCCAACTGGGGAAGGAGTTCAAG gtaaTAATCACCTTTAACGCGCAGGAGTTCCAGGTGTCTCTGCCCGATGGCTCCGTGGTCCGCTTCCCCAACCGCTTGGGTGACACCAAGTACAGGCACATGAAGTTCGAAGGGGACACCAGGATCCAAGCCATTGAGATCAAATAG